Proteins from a single region of Geovibrio ferrireducens:
- a CDS encoding CapA family protein yields MSKIFLAGDLCLTEDITIDNDVAAKINSSEGFIANYESVFPPADALKRQDKNAILISSVSAVEGFLKDIKVSCVFGIGNNHIHDMGEEGVKETRKRLTAYEKVSVCGAGYKEALNKPLELNINQKKIYLLAVSSESYEVMSKPASDSFEGILSIETGLENLVSSLRQECDFLIIYAHIGKEYVNFPRTEIRQFAYRWIDTGADAVIGHHPHVIQGKEYYNGKPIYYSLGNFIFPDFNTKNGQRIKWKKENNYSIMLELEVNNGLNFVEHGLYFDTKSNRLSFSTEALDKLYTRSEQLNLEITPLKRYYGFWEKEYFKYMAGQYSFAAKVKRKFNKYIESVKRKVK; encoded by the coding sequence ATGAGTAAAATCTTTTTGGCTGGCGATTTATGCCTAACGGAAGATATAACTATAGATAATGATGTCGCTGCTAAAATAAATTCATCAGAAGGATTTATCGCAAATTACGAAAGTGTATTCCCCCCTGCGGACGCATTAAAAAGACAGGATAAAAATGCAATTCTTATCTCTTCTGTATCTGCGGTTGAAGGTTTTCTTAAGGATATAAAAGTATCCTGTGTGTTTGGTATAGGGAACAACCATATACATGATATGGGCGAAGAAGGGGTGAAGGAAACCAGAAAACGGCTTACGGCCTATGAAAAGGTTTCCGTCTGCGGAGCGGGGTATAAGGAAGCTTTGAACAAACCGCTTGAACTAAATATAAATCAGAAAAAGATATACCTGCTTGCGGTTTCAAGCGAATCTTATGAGGTTATGTCAAAGCCCGCTTCAGATAGTTTTGAAGGTATATTGAGTATTGAAACAGGTCTTGAAAACCTTGTTTCATCTTTAAGACAGGAGTGTGATTTTTTAATCATTTATGCGCATATAGGCAAAGAATATGTCAACTTTCCCCGAACAGAGATAAGGCAGTTTGCCTACAGATGGATCGACACCGGAGCAGATGCCGTAATAGGTCACCATCCGCATGTAATTCAGGGGAAAGAATACTACAATGGCAAGCCTATTTACTACAGCCTTGGTAACTTTATCTTCCCTGATTTCAACACCAAAAATGGTCAACGTATAAAATGGAAAAAAGAAAATAACTACAGTATAATGTTGGAGTTGGAAGTTAATAACGGACTGAATTTCGTTGAACACGGTCTATATTTTGATACTAAAAGCAACAGACTCTCGTTTTCAACCGAAGCACTTGATAAACTGTACACAAGATCCGAACAACTTAATCTTGAGATAACACCGCTAAAAAGATATTACGGTTTCTGGGAAAAAGAATATTTCAAATATATGGCGGGGCAGTATTCTTTTGCCGCTAAGGTTAAACGGAAATTTAATAAGTATATTGAATCTGTTAAACGGAAAGTAAAATGA
- a CDS encoding lipid II flippase MurJ, with protein MAAEAVIMKTYINLSLLSIIQLIISFLLQMFILNIFGMGAHLDIFIASNTLNYVLVTVATSILNFSLTPFFTGYVKKKRFKTFAANASTMVNLFFLLFLFLALLQAVFADPITRLLFPGFEGEDRTVLNHLFIFQAFISILTVLTGILTAFNYALNKLYKSVLSPVAAIIVQGAAVYFLHKHFGVYALPIALLINNAANLFVLSYGMFKYYSPKIALNTEIKYIFSRMFPLLFSSSFSKTDIVVDRYFTSQLTSGSLALLHYGQLFANVVSTFISKGISIVSLRKMSEMTENKERMHKYFMRLYKIVFLLSAAACIIIVFSGKWFLSLIVISGKISTEQIDSLYKVIVALLGVAVGGSLSSVLVNAFYANGLTGIVSVMGTSLHIIGIVTKVVFFNIYGFYSLPIVFSGKSILNTVILLVMYHFYINKISMAEFGRILMNLIIFVIVIYAIYYAYMYDIVFGALLTIGSLGIIFFNLVKIRREI; from the coding sequence GTGGCTGCTGAAGCTGTTATAATGAAAACCTATATTAATCTTTCTTTACTAAGCATAATACAGCTTATTATATCGTTTTTACTGCAAATGTTCATTCTTAACATATTCGGAATGGGTGCACATCTTGATATATTTATAGCTTCAAATACACTGAATTATGTGCTGGTTACTGTTGCTACAAGTATTCTTAACTTTAGCCTGACACCTTTTTTCACGGGATATGTCAAAAAAAAGCGATTCAAAACCTTCGCTGCAAATGCCAGTACAATGGTAAACCTCTTCTTTCTATTGTTCCTGTTTCTTGCGCTTTTACAGGCAGTATTTGCTGATCCCATCACTAGACTGCTTTTTCCCGGATTTGAAGGAGAAGATAGAACCGTCCTGAATCACCTTTTTATATTTCAGGCGTTTATCTCAATATTAACTGTACTTACAGGAATATTGACCGCTTTTAACTATGCTCTGAACAAACTCTATAAGTCAGTTCTGTCTCCTGTTGCTGCAATAATAGTTCAGGGTGCAGCCGTCTACTTCCTTCATAAACATTTCGGCGTGTATGCCCTGCCCATAGCATTGCTCATAAATAATGCTGCGAATCTCTTTGTTCTTTCTTACGGGATGTTTAAATACTATTCTCCGAAGATAGCTTTAAATACCGAGATAAAATATATTTTCAGCAGAATGTTCCCCCTGCTGTTCTCGTCCTCGTTCTCCAAAACAGATATTGTCGTCGACAGGTATTTCACCTCTCAGCTCACAAGCGGCAGCTTAGCCCTTCTCCATTACGGACAACTTTTTGCCAATGTCGTTTCAACATTTATCAGCAAAGGCATATCTATAGTTTCTTTAAGAAAAATGTCCGAAATGACCGAAAATAAGGAAAGAATGCATAAGTATTTTATGCGCCTTTATAAAATAGTTTTTCTGCTTTCGGCAGCAGCATGCATTATTATAGTCTTCTCAGGCAAATGGTTTCTATCTTTGATTGTCATAAGCGGGAAAATTTCAACGGAACAGATAGACAGCTTATATAAGGTGATAGTCGCATTACTCGGCGTTGCAGTGGGCGGAAGCTTATCATCTGTGCTTGTGAATGCTTTTTATGCTAATGGTCTTACCGGCATAGTTTCAGTTATGGGTACCTCACTTCACATTATAGGCATAGTGACGAAGGTCGTCTTCTTTAATATTTATGGTTTTTATAGCCTCCCTATAGTATTTTCCGGCAAAAGTATATTGAACACGGTTATTTTGCTTGTGATGTACCATTTCTACATCAATAAGATATCAATGGCGGAATTCGGCAGGATTTTAATGAATCTTATAATCTTCGTTATTGTCATTTATGCCATTTATTATGCTTACATGTATGATATAGTTTTTGGAGCTTTGCTTACGATAGGTTCTCTCGGAATAATCTTCTTCAATTTAGTTAAAATAAGGAGAGAAATATGA
- a CDS encoding glycosyltransferase family protein, producing MTKTKYIYYFRGDLRSHVGIYKSWVDAAVSKGLDMQMVTFLGLKQYISQRKLIKRYSDENIKIYIGLPSVLNALAEALYFSALCLKYENVKVHVRKRKTNVLDFLKKLFPTKLKYIFEIEGDAVSEAEFLKERPSPECNYEAFIASSDTEKEKQYDSLKKSDGVLVVTELFKKVLIERYPELNLHTKINVIPTGVDAALFFYDKSIRDEYRKKLGIDDRFVLTFAGNIFYSWQNIKRSLDIFNLIKNKKLFPNPFFLLLIRAQDIPLAKKFIEQAGLGETDYLLTNVPHKEVNAYFNAADMGILLRDPHLMNEVACPGKVGEYLCSGLRVIITEKIGLYGEKVKAAEMGIVLSDFRDDTIVLEELIKSKEKTIEREKISAWAKNEFSVQSYADKYANILSGC from the coding sequence ATGACTAAAACAAAGTATATTTACTATTTTCGGGGAGATTTACGTTCCCATGTAGGAATATATAAAAGCTGGGTTGATGCAGCCGTGAGCAAGGGTCTGGATATGCAGATGGTAACGTTTCTGGGGTTAAAACAATATATCTCGCAAAGAAAACTGATAAAGCGTTACTCTGATGAAAATATAAAAATTTATATAGGTCTCCCTTCGGTATTGAACGCTCTTGCAGAAGCTCTGTATTTCTCCGCATTATGCCTTAAATATGAAAATGTTAAGGTGCATGTGAGAAAAAGGAAGACTAATGTTCTGGATTTTCTTAAAAAACTGTTTCCGACAAAGCTGAAATATATTTTTGAAATAGAAGGTGACGCAGTCTCCGAGGCAGAATTCTTAAAAGAAAGACCCTCGCCTGAATGTAATTACGAGGCTTTTATCGCATCCTCTGATACAGAGAAAGAGAAACAGTACGATTCTCTTAAAAAGTCTGATGGCGTACTTGTGGTTACGGAACTTTTCAAAAAAGTTCTCATTGAGCGTTATCCTGAGCTTAATCTCCATACAAAGATAAATGTTATTCCTACCGGAGTTGATGCAGCTTTGTTCTTTTATGACAAGTCTATTCGAGACGAATACAGAAAAAAATTAGGCATTGACGACAGATTTGTTCTCACATTTGCAGGAAATATTTTTTATAGCTGGCAAAACATCAAACGAAGCTTAGACATCTTTAATCTCATTAAAAATAAAAAGCTTTTTCCTAATCCGTTTTTTCTGCTCCTGATAAGAGCGCAGGATATACCCCTCGCCAAGAAATTTATTGAGCAGGCGGGACTGGGAGAGACAGACTACCTGCTTACCAATGTTCCTCATAAAGAGGTAAATGCTTATTTTAACGCTGCCGATATGGGGATACTCCTGCGTGATCCTCATCTGATGAATGAAGTTGCGTGTCCGGGTAAGGTGGGGGAATATCTCTGTTCGGGTCTAAGAGTGATTATTACCGAAAAAATAGGGCTTTACGGCGAGAAAGTCAAAGCTGCGGAAATGGGCATAGTTCTTTCCGATTTCAGAGATGACACAATCGTACTTGAAGAGCTTATTAAATCAAAAGAAAAAACAATTGAACGAGAAAAGATAAGTGCTTGGGCTAAGAATGAATTTTCTGTTCAGTCCTACGCTGATAAATATGCGAACATACTAAGTGGCTGCTGA
- the wecB gene encoding non-hydrolyzing UDP-N-acetylglucosamine 2-epimerase, producing MDKTNKIKVITVVGTRPELIRLALVIKKLNEFTDHILVHTGQNYDYELNQVFFDELNIEKPQYFLDVKADSLGETLGNIISRAEAVFKKEKPDAMLVLGDTNSAFAAVIAKRMKIPVFHIEAGNRSFDLNVPEEINRKIIDHISDVNFVYSEHARRNLLNEGCHPRQIYLCGSPMKEVLDFYESKINSSGIMAKLQIEENNYFLASFHREENVDNKDNLNKILVFLTELAEKYGKKVIVSTHPRTKSRLEALKNDNISPSIVFLKPFGFFDYVSLQKNALCVLSDSGTISEESSICGFKAVTIRNSMERPEAMDTGSIIITGLEADRVLSAVHYSISLDKHPASPAEYLVENSSDRIVKIILGLSGLIHRWTGVNSND from the coding sequence ATGGATAAAACAAATAAAATCAAAGTCATTACCGTTGTAGGAACCAGACCGGAACTTATAAGACTTGCTCTTGTTATAAAAAAGCTTAACGAATTTACCGATCATATCCTTGTTCATACCGGGCAGAATTACGATTATGAACTCAATCAGGTTTTCTTTGATGAGCTGAACATAGAAAAGCCGCAGTATTTCCTTGATGTAAAAGCAGATTCTCTGGGTGAAACTCTCGGCAATATTATCTCAAGGGCGGAAGCGGTATTTAAAAAAGAAAAGCCCGATGCTATGCTTGTTCTCGGCGATACCAACAGCGCCTTCGCGGCAGTTATCGCAAAAAGAATGAAGATACCTGTTTTCCACATAGAAGCAGGCAACAGAAGTTTTGACCTGAACGTACCCGAAGAAATTAACCGTAAAATTATTGACCATATAAGTGATGTCAACTTTGTTTACTCTGAACATGCCCGCAGAAATTTGCTCAATGAAGGCTGCCACCCAAGGCAGATATACTTATGCGGCTCGCCTATGAAGGAAGTGCTGGATTTTTATGAAAGTAAGATCAATTCTTCAGGTATTATGGCAAAGCTGCAAATCGAGGAAAACAACTATTTTCTTGCAAGCTTTCATAGAGAAGAAAATGTTGATAACAAAGACAATCTGAATAAAATTCTTGTTTTTCTGACAGAGCTTGCCGAAAAATACGGTAAAAAAGTTATCGTCTCTACCCACCCCAGAACGAAATCACGCCTTGAAGCCTTAAAGAATGATAATATAAGCCCTTCGATCGTATTTCTGAAGCCCTTCGGCTTCTTTGACTATGTTTCCCTTCAAAAGAATGCTCTCTGCGTATTATCCGACAGCGGTACAATCAGTGAAGAATCTTCAATATGCGGCTTTAAAGCCGTAACCATACGCAACTCTATGGAACGCCCCGAAGCCATGGATACGGGCAGCATAATCATCACGGGTCTTGAAGCGGACAGGGTATTGAGTGCTGTTCACTATTCGATCAGTCTTGATAAGCACCCTGCCTCCCCTGCGGAGTATCTTGTGGAAAACTCTTCTGACAGAATTGTAAAAATCATACTAGGGTTATCCGGGTTGATACACAGATGGACAGGGGTAAACAGTAATGACTAA
- a CDS encoding polysaccharide biosynthesis protein, which yields MFKNKILLITGGTGSFGNAVLKRFCETDIAEIRIFSRDEKKQHDMRLRYNNDKIKFYIGDVREFDTINNAMRGVDYVFSAAALKQVPSCEFYPMEAVKTNVCGTENTLKACIANNIKRAVVLSTDKAVYPINAMGMSKALMEKVTISMSRNLPADRTILCNTRYGNVMASRGSVIPLFVEQVKQNKPLTITDPDMTRFMMSLEDAVNLVLFAFENSGQGDTFVQKAPAATILTLAEAVKKLFNSKSDINIIGTRHGEKKHETLLSREEMIKSDDLGDYYKVPADTRDLNYSKYYEEGNNTLSSVGDYTSENTERLDVDGMIKLLLQLSYIQDELKNG from the coding sequence ATGTTTAAAAATAAAATACTTTTAATCACCGGAGGGACTGGTTCTTTCGGTAATGCTGTTCTTAAGCGTTTTTGTGAAACAGATATAGCAGAGATACGCATATTCAGCAGAGACGAAAAGAAGCAGCATGACATGCGGCTTCGCTATAATAATGATAAAATTAAATTTTATATTGGTGATGTTCGTGAGTTTGATACAATAAATAACGCAATGCGCGGTGTGGATTATGTGTTTAGTGCCGCAGCTCTCAAGCAGGTACCCTCTTGCGAATTTTACCCCATGGAAGCTGTTAAGACCAATGTCTGCGGTACGGAAAATACCCTTAAGGCATGTATCGCCAATAACATAAAAAGAGCCGTGGTACTAAGCACAGATAAGGCCGTTTACCCTATTAATGCAATGGGCATGAGCAAAGCTCTGATGGAAAAAGTGACGATTTCGATGTCGCGTAACCTTCCCGCAGACAGAACCATTTTGTGTAACACGAGATACGGGAATGTTATGGCGTCTAGAGGTTCTGTTATTCCCCTTTTCGTCGAGCAGGTAAAGCAGAACAAGCCGCTCACCATTACTGACCCGGATATGACCCGCTTTATGATGTCGCTTGAAGATGCCGTTAACCTTGTTCTTTTCGCATTCGAGAACAGCGGTCAGGGCGATACCTTCGTGCAGAAAGCGCCCGCAGCAACGATTCTCACTCTGGCAGAGGCTGTCAAAAAGCTTTTCAACTCTAAAAGTGATATAAATATTATAGGAACAAGGCACGGAGAGAAAAAGCACGAAACTCTCCTCAGCAGAGAAGAGATGATAAAGTCCGATGATTTAGGCGATTATTATAAAGTTCCTGCGGACACGAGAGACCTCAACTATTCTAAATATTACGAAGAGGGCAATAATACCCTTTCCTCAGTGGGCGACTACACATCTGAAAATACCGAACGACTTGATGTCGACGGAATGATTAAACTGCTTCTTCAGCTTAGCTATATTCAGGACGAGCTTAAAAATGGATAA
- a CDS encoding dTDP-4-dehydrorhamnose reductase family protein: MKVLILGGSGMLGHKLWQILSNDYQVYISLRRSNSMLEALKGEKMFIRHDVDALNFDSITRALASIEPDIVINCIGLIKQLPIANDPLSSITINSQLPHRLSLICKTAKIRLIHISTDCVFSGSKGNYVEDDDSDAKDLYGRSKYLGEVYYPHTVTLRTSIIGHELGGHLGLVDWFLKQKGSVRGFSKAIFSGFSTLELAKIIREHVIENTLLSGLYHVSTQPVSKFHLLEMINKVYKTDTQILPFDGVDINRSMCGSRFIKATGYSVKDWDTLIYEMYEDYCKNKHLYIKY, encoded by the coding sequence TGAAAGTTCTTATTCTTGGTGGTTCAGGTATGTTGGGGCACAAGCTGTGGCAAATACTCAGTAACGACTATCAGGTATATATATCACTCAGGCGCTCCAACTCAATGTTAGAAGCGCTGAAAGGTGAGAAGATGTTTATCCGGCATGATGTGGATGCGTTAAATTTCGACAGCATCACAAGAGCACTTGCATCAATCGAGCCGGATATTGTAATTAACTGTATCGGATTGATCAAACAGTTGCCTATAGCAAATGATCCTCTTTCCTCAATTACTATAAATAGCCAGCTTCCGCATCGTTTATCTTTGATATGTAAAACTGCGAAGATAAGACTTATTCATATATCTACAGATTGTGTTTTTTCAGGCAGTAAAGGAAATTACGTAGAGGATGACGACTCTGATGCCAAGGATCTTTACGGAAGAAGCAAGTATCTTGGAGAAGTTTACTATCCCCACACTGTAACGCTAAGAACATCTATAATAGGACATGAGCTTGGTGGACATTTGGGACTTGTTGACTGGTTCTTGAAACAGAAAGGATCTGTCAGGGGATTCTCGAAAGCAATATTCAGTGGTTTTTCAACGTTGGAGCTGGCTAAAATCATCAGAGAGCATGTGATTGAAAACACATTATTAAGTGGTCTGTATCATGTGTCAACGCAGCCTGTTTCCAAGTTTCATCTTCTTGAAATGATTAATAAAGTATACAAAACCGATACTCAAATATTACCTTTTGACGGGGTTGACATTAACCGCAGTATGTGCGGCAGCAGGTTTATCAAGGCAACGGGTTACAGTGTGAAAGATTGGGATACATTAATTTATGAGATGTATGAAGACTACTGCAAAAACAAACATCTTTATATTAAATACTGA